The following are encoded in a window of Phycisphaerae bacterium genomic DNA:
- a CDS encoding thioredoxin family protein — protein sequence MRTLLSGAIIFCASVAFAEEPFASISFESACQKAKQEKKVVLLDFYTTWCGPCKMLERTTWKDGNVRAWLRANTVALKIDGDRNSKLCAQFGIRAYPTLLFLRSDGEELKRLIGYRDPQEFLADAKGAVRDRYGVSRAGTSVEPRGANDPLNRMQNGAALAQRGKHKEAMHEYFWCFDHGVEASPAFKSMRLSYLLAYIRQLGNDYPPAIDALRVRRDRAENALLNDKTVKNTTEPSGYPRSRFEAATEVAAINRELNDQERTASTYKKLMARGEEDRRVLCVLIDDAIDPLIRSNEYSSIVAGLPNPLAAVEQKIESYHSMKEAEESDPQNTDRRSSELFRRRALEHGSKIFEALVGVKDSTNAQKIAARLLKFDGGRAIYESLMEHALRAKGHEQVVWLLELARNKLESKEFASLEVLATQSKLY from the coding sequence TTCTGTCCGGCGCGATTATCTTCTGTGCGAGCGTTGCTTTTGCTGAGGAGCCCTTCGCGTCCATTTCCTTTGAAAGCGCATGCCAGAAGGCGAAACAGGAAAAGAAGGTCGTCCTTCTCGACTTTTACACCACGTGGTGCGGGCCGTGCAAAATGCTGGAGCGCACGACCTGGAAAGACGGGAATGTCCGCGCCTGGCTCCGTGCCAACACCGTCGCGCTCAAGATCGACGGCGATCGGAACTCCAAGCTGTGCGCGCAATTTGGAATCCGAGCATATCCCACGCTTTTGTTCCTGCGGAGCGACGGCGAGGAGTTGAAACGACTGATCGGCTATCGCGATCCGCAGGAGTTTCTTGCCGACGCGAAAGGTGCCGTCCGCGACCGGTACGGCGTTTCCCGTGCCGGGACTTCGGTTGAGCCTCGTGGAGCGAACGATCCGCTGAACCGAATGCAAAACGGCGCGGCGCTCGCCCAAAGGGGAAAACACAAGGAAGCGATGCACGAGTACTTCTGGTGCTTCGATCACGGGGTGGAGGCGAGCCCGGCCTTCAAGAGCATGCGCCTATCCTATCTCCTGGCGTATATCCGCCAACTCGGAAACGACTACCCGCCGGCGATCGATGCCCTCCGCGTTCGGCGGGATCGGGCGGAAAACGCCCTGCTCAACGATAAAACGGTCAAGAATACGACCGAACCCTCCGGCTATCCCCGGTCGCGCTTCGAAGCGGCGACGGAGGTTGCCGCGATTAATCGGGAACTGAATGACCAGGAACGAACCGCGAGCACGTACAAAAAATTGATGGCCCGGGGCGAGGAGGATCGCCGTGTGCTTTGCGTGCTTATCGATGACGCCATCGATCCGCTTATTCGGTCGAACGAATATTCGAGCATCGTTGCCGGCTTGCCGAATCCTCTGGCCGCCGTCGAGCAGAAGATTGAGAGCTACCATTCCATGAAGGAGGCTGAAGAGTCGGATCCTCAGAACACGGACCGCAGGTCCAGTGAGCTGTTTAGACGCCGGGCCCTGGAGCACGGAAGCAAGATTTTCGAAGCACTGGTGGGAGTCAAAGACTCGACGAACGCCCAGAAAATTGCCGCGCGACTCCTGAAGTTCGATGGCGGGCGGGCTATCTACGAGTCACTGATGGAGCACGCCCTTCGCGCCAAAGGACACGAACAAGTGGTTTGGTTGCTGGAGCTGGCCCGCAATAAGCTCGAATCGAAAGAATTTGCCAGTCTTGAAGTGCTGGCCACTCAATCCAAGTTGTACTAA